Within the bacterium genome, the region TGCAGTTGTTTTCATAGATTCTCCACAAACAGAAAAATTCTTAAACCGGTTCCCGAGGGCTGCGAGTGATATACTCGCAGCCCAAGCCGTCGGCTCAAGTGCTGCGTGCAATCCGTTCGGCTGCAGCCGCATCGGCATACCATTCCACCTGTCCCTGCACCGGTCGCACCCGACCGGCAGGCAGAGAACGGCCGCGAAAAATGGCCTCCATCACTTCTGCCTTGCCAGGGCCGTTGACAAGAAAAAAAACATGCTTCGCCTGATTCAACAGCGGCAACGTAAAGGTGATGCGCCACGCCTGCAGTTTTTCCACCCAATTGGAGACCACCCATCGGTCGGTGTTATCCAGGGCGGCCGAGCCGGGGAACAATGAAGCGGTATGTCCGTCCTCACCCACGCCCAGTAGAATGAGATCAAAAGCCGGCGGCTCGCCCAAATGTTCGACCACTTTTTTCTCATACTCAGCCGCCGCCTGTTCCCTATCGCCGGATTCCGTGGCCACGCGAAAAATCTGCGTCTCTGCGATGGCGAGCGGATCCAGCAGATTCTCACGCGCCAGACGATAATTGCTCTGTGGATCATTCAGGGGAACCCATCGTTCATCGTTCCAGAAGAAATCGATCCGGCTCCAATCGATCGTGGTGCGGTGATTTTCAGCCAGAATGCGATAAAACAGCTTGGGCGTCCCTCCGCCGGCCAGGGCTACACGAAACCGGCAGGCATGGTCAAGCGCATGAACGGCTAATTCGCAAAATCGGCGGGCAGCCAGGTCTGCCGATCCATGGGCATCCTCAGCGGTGTGCAAAATCCAAGCCTGCGAGAATGTCATCGTCAGGCTCCTCCGGCATTGGGGGCTGCAGGCGGTTCCTGTACAGGCTCCGCTTGGGCCAGCA harbors:
- the pgl gene encoding 6-phosphogluconolactonase, which translates into the protein MTFSQAWILHTAEDAHGSADLAARRFCELAVHALDHACRFRVALAGGGTPKLFYRILAENHRTTIDWSRIDFFWNDERWVPLNDPQSNYRLARENLLDPLAIAETQIFRVATESGDREQAAAEYEKKVVEHLGEPPAFDLILLGVGEDGHTASLFPGSAALDNTDRWVVSNWVEKLQAWRITFTLPLLNQAKHVFFLVNGPGKAEVMEAIFRGRSLPAGRVRPVQGQVEWYADAAAAERIARST